A DNA window from Myxococcales bacterium contains the following coding sequences:
- a CDS encoding DUF485 domain-containing protein, producing the protein MSGSTAVKSPDDSPVLQRRNARYGLWLFAVYLAFYGGFMALNVLSPETMKGAALFGLNVAIVYGMFLIVAALGLALVYTRLCRRPLPEGETER; encoded by the coding sequence ATGTCTGGCTCAACCGCGGTCAAATCCCCCGACGATTCGCCGGTGCTGCAGCGCCGCAACGCTCGCTACGGTCTCTGGCTATTTGCGGTGTACCTGGCGTTCTATGGTGGCTTCATGGCGCTCAACGTGCTGTCGCCCGAGACCATGAAGGGCGCGGCGCTCTTCGGTCTGAACGTCGCCATCGTTTACGGCATGTTCCTGATCGTGGCCGCGCTCGGTCTGGCTCTCGTTTACACGCGCCTGTGTCGTCGTCCGCTGCCCGAAGGAGAGACCGAGCGATGA
- a CDS encoding NADH-quinone oxidoreductase subunit N, translated as MNAAVIAQTPLVAAFALLLVLGASPKDRAPLASALVAVFGLLASAALVWLRLEPGDTFFGGAYLVTGVGKALAVLCLGLTAAAVALGHGYLEKVRARATDWRIVVLALAMGLLSLCLAGDLATLFIAFELISIPSYVLCGFSLRDPRANEAGIKYLLLGAVGSVLFLLGLGFLYGATGEIALPAIAEKLAEANAGTLAVAKLALGFVLAALFFKTAVAPFHLWLADVYQGSSFAALSVVASPVKVAVFGLLFTLLHGPFASLEETWKPALYACAAASAVIGNVQALAQKQLRRLFAYSAVVNGAFILLTVAARSPQAFLFYVSAYGLMGLGLWAAFMALGTPHADVDELDDLRGLSGRHPLAALGLSVIVLSYAGLPLTAGFTAKFAAVVASVRDAGSGSLALTVVIVALVASVASFAYYFQILRHLWLVPLPEGSQALARHMRPNQLVVFALVVGLLLTLSFLLPLPALFG; from the coding sequence ATGAACGCTGCCGTCATCGCACAAACGCCGCTCGTTGCGGCCTTCGCTCTTCTCCTCGTGCTGGGCGCTTCGCCCAAAGACCGGGCGCCCCTTGCCTCTGCCCTCGTCGCCGTCTTCGGCTTGCTGGCAAGCGCCGCCCTTGTGTGGTTGCGCCTCGAGCCTGGCGACACGTTCTTTGGTGGGGCCTATCTGGTCACCGGCGTGGGCAAGGCGCTCGCCGTCTTGTGCCTGGGCCTCACCGCTGCGGCCGTGGCACTCGGGCACGGCTACCTCGAAAAAGTACGCGCCCGCGCCACCGATTGGCGCATCGTGGTGTTGGCGTTGGCGATGGGCCTCTTATCCCTCTGTCTTGCGGGGGATCTGGCGACGCTCTTCATCGCGTTCGAGTTGATATCGATCCCCTCGTACGTGCTCTGCGGCTTTTCGTTGCGCGACCCGCGCGCCAACGAGGCGGGTATCAAGTACCTGCTCCTGGGCGCCGTGGGCAGCGTGCTCTTCCTCTTGGGCTTGGGCTTTCTTTACGGCGCCACGGGTGAGATTGCCCTGCCCGCGATCGCCGAAAAATTGGCCGAGGCCAACGCCGGGACGCTGGCGGTGGCCAAACTTGCCTTGGGCTTCGTGTTGGCCGCTTTGTTCTTCAAAACGGCCGTGGCCCCGTTTCACCTCTGGCTTGCCGACGTTTATCAGGGCTCGTCGTTCGCAGCCCTGAGCGTGGTCGCGTCACCGGTCAAGGTGGCCGTCTTCGGCCTTCTGTTCACGCTGCTTCATGGCCCCTTCGCGTCGCTCGAAGAGACCTGGAAGCCGGCCCTGTACGCCTGTGCAGCCGCGTCAGCGGTGATCGGCAACGTGCAGGCGCTGGCGCAAAAGCAGCTGCGGCGGCTCTTCGCGTACTCCGCCGTGGTCAACGGCGCCTTCATCTTGCTGACCGTCGCGGCGCGCAGCCCCCAGGCGTTTTTGTTTTACGTGTCGGCCTACGGCCTGATGGGGCTTGGCCTCTGGGCGGCGTTCATGGCGCTTGGCACGCCGCATGCCGACGTCGACGAGCTCGACGACCTGCGCGGCCTCTCCGGCCGCCACCCGCTGGCCGCGCTCGGGTTGTCGGTGATCGTGTTGAGCTACGCCGGGCTCCCCTTGACCGCCGGCTTCACGGCCAAGTTCGCCGCCGTGGTGGCGTCCGTACGCGACGCAGGCTCCGGGTCCTTGGCTCTCACGGTGGTCATCGTCGCCCTGGTGGCCTCCGTGGCTTCCTTTGCTTACTACTTCCAGATACTTCGGCACTTGTGGCTGGTGCCGTTGCCAGAGGGCAGCCAGGCCTTGGCGCGGCACATGCGGCCAAACCAACTGGTCGTGTTCGCGCTGGTCGTGGGCCTGCTCCTGACGCTCAGCTTCCTGCTGCCCCTGCCGGCCCTGTTCGGGTAA
- a CDS encoding NADH-quinone oxidoreductase subunit L, which produces MNPEMLLLLPVVPALTALFLALAGRRLAPAVVGGIACAGVAVSFAVGVVCVVGLDTQRPTVFDAGPWLRTAGFTARFALRLDSVAGAMVLLVSGFGALITLYSVGYMRGAAGVARFFASLNLFVASMLALVLADNLLLIFLGWEGVGLCSYLLIGHDWQEAHVPRAAYRAFFTNRVGDLLFILGVACLYEAFGSFALVDLAAQANQLSPEALGLARWGALFLLGGVFAKSAQVPLHIWLPDAMAGPTPVSALIHAATMVTAGVYLVARLEPLYRLFPAVLGLIFVCALATLALGAVLAIVQTDIKKILAYSTLSNLGLMFLALAAGAPGAARMHLFGHACFKALLFLAAGSVIVACHHEQNVSRLAGCLRRLPVTRAAFWVGSLGGTGLLPFVSAGFFSKELVLEAVGQGTFTVGGLALSGGLVAWVVTVIEWLSVVYTFRLLGLLEAKVPGPAVSDHGAHAHGAHGTHAPAETSTPIRAVLLVLCVVGTVFGVLSAPAHWGGLGVSLYRFVSATTETPEGPTILHALLVLAPSLLLALLTFRHFSSPRRASKTTGAEPSPGKQGPLARLFYFDEVYETFIFSPLRALARLFAGVGEDVARGVPQLTGASCELLSSGMRRLVTGKIHHYAAWLLAAALVLLLLVGR; this is translated from the coding sequence ATGAACCCTGAGATGCTCTTGCTCTTGCCCGTCGTGCCCGCGCTGACGGCGCTTTTTCTGGCGCTCGCGGGAAGGCGCCTCGCGCCGGCCGTTGTGGGCGGCATTGCCTGCGCGGGTGTGGCGGTGTCGTTCGCCGTCGGGGTGGTGTGCGTGGTGGGACTCGATACCCAGCGGCCCACGGTCTTCGATGCGGGCCCCTGGCTCCGCACCGCCGGTTTCACGGCGCGCTTTGCGCTGCGGCTCGACAGTGTGGCGGGCGCCATGGTGTTGCTTGTGAGCGGCTTCGGCGCGCTCATCACCCTTTACTCCGTGGGGTACATGCGGGGGGCCGCCGGCGTGGCGCGCTTCTTTGCGAGCCTGAACCTCTTCGTTGCCTCGATGCTGGCCTTGGTGCTGGCCGACAACTTGCTGCTCATCTTCCTCGGCTGGGAAGGAGTGGGTCTTTGTTCTTACTTGCTCATCGGTCACGACTGGCAGGAGGCGCACGTTCCGCGTGCCGCTTACCGCGCCTTCTTCACGAACCGGGTGGGCGATTTGCTCTTCATCCTGGGCGTCGCGTGTCTTTACGAAGCCTTCGGTAGCTTCGCGCTGGTCGACTTGGCTGCTCAGGCAAACCAGCTGTCGCCCGAAGCCCTGGGGCTTGCCCGCTGGGGAGCCCTCTTTTTGTTGGGCGGCGTGTTTGCCAAGTCGGCGCAGGTGCCCCTGCACATCTGGTTGCCCGACGCCATGGCAGGGCCCACGCCGGTGAGCGCGCTCATCCACGCGGCCACCATGGTGACAGCTGGGGTGTACCTGGTGGCCCGTCTCGAGCCGCTTTACCGCCTGTTTCCGGCGGTGCTTGGGCTCATTTTCGTCTGCGCTCTCGCCACCTTGGCGCTGGGTGCGGTGCTCGCCATCGTACAAACCGACATCAAAAAGATTCTGGCTTACTCGACGCTGTCGAATTTGGGCCTGATGTTCTTGGCGTTGGCGGCGGGCGCTCCCGGTGCGGCGCGCATGCATCTTTTTGGACACGCCTGCTTCAAGGCCCTGCTCTTTTTGGCCGCCGGGAGCGTCATCGTAGCCTGTCATCACGAGCAGAACGTGAGCCGCCTGGCGGGTTGCCTGCGTCGTCTGCCGGTCACCCGCGCCGCCTTCTGGGTGGGCAGCCTGGGCGGCACGGGCCTGCTGCCGTTTGTCTCGGCAGGCTTCTTCAGCAAGGAACTCGTGCTCGAGGCGGTAGGGCAGGGCACGTTCACCGTGGGGGGCCTGGCGCTCTCGGGCGGCCTGGTGGCCTGGGTGGTGACGGTCATCGAGTGGCTCTCCGTTGTGTATACGTTCCGGCTGCTCGGGCTCCTCGAGGCGAAGGTGCCCGGCCCCGCCGTGTCAGATCACGGAGCTCACGCTCATGGGGCTCACGGGACCCACGCGCCCGCCGAGACCAGCACGCCCATCCGGGCGGTGCTGCTCGTGCTCTGTGTCGTGGGCACGGTCTTCGGTGTGCTGAGCGCGCCGGCGCACTGGGGCGGCCTTGGTGTGTCGCTCTATCGCTTCGTCTCGGCGACCACCGAGACGCCGGAGGGCCCCACAATCCTGCACGCGCTCTTGGTCTTGGCGCCGAGCCTCCTGTTGGCCCTTCTGACCTTCCGGCACTTCTCCTCACCGCGTCGAGCAAGCAAGACCACCGGGGCCGAACCCTCCCCGGGTAAGCAAGGTCCCCTCGCGCGCCTCTTTTACTTCGACGAGGTCTACGAGACCTTCATCTTCTCGCCCCTTCGCGCCCTGGCACGGCTCTTTGCAGGCGTGGGCGAAGATGTCGCGCGGGGCGTGCCACAGCTGACGGGCGCGTCCTGCGAGCTCCTGTCCTCGGGGATGCGGCGGCTGGTCACGGGGAAAATTCACCACTACGCGGCCTGGCTGCTCGCGGCCGCCCTCGTCTTGTTGCTCCTCGTGGGGCGTTGA
- the nuoK gene encoding NADH-quinone oxidoreductase subunit NuoK codes for MLAFDLPNCLTLALVVSLIGAYGLLTRRSLVMILLSIEVMLSGANISVVAFNYFVWSGRAYGHYLYMLSIGVAAVEAAIGLGMAIVYFRNHQDISRERAGRLHEGDA; via the coding sequence ATGTTGGCGTTCGATCTTCCCAACTGCCTCACGCTGGCGCTGGTGGTGTCGCTCATTGGTGCCTACGGCCTGCTCACGCGCCGTAGCCTCGTGATGATCCTGCTGTCCATCGAAGTCATGTTGAGCGGCGCCAACATCAGCGTCGTTGCCTTCAACTATTTCGTCTGGAGTGGCCGCGCGTACGGGCACTACCTCTACATGCTCTCCATCGGGGTGGCCGCCGTCGAGGCGGCGATCGGCCTGGGAATGGCCATCGTGTACTTCCGTAATCATCAGGACATCAGCCGCGAGCGCGCCGGTCGTCTTCACGAAGGAGACGCTTGA
- a CDS encoding NADH-quinone oxidoreductase subunit J: MSDGVVHNAVFTLCAVLILLGSAAVVWARNPVRATLLLVGAFLPTALLYVLMHAPFVGILQVLVYAGAIMVLFTFVVMMVNPGPKDGELKTPDAASGRTKLGIAALLAAGGAPLIALVRRAAAGLAPAGAPAADFGELSSLSRLVFEDPANNPLTVSFELISFLILVGIVAAINFARRSPGTSRGA, encoded by the coding sequence GTGTCTGATGGCGTCGTTCACAACGCAGTGTTCACCCTCTGCGCTGTCCTGATCCTGCTTGGTTCGGCAGCCGTGGTCTGGGCGCGCAACCCCGTGCGCGCCACGCTGCTTCTGGTGGGTGCGTTTTTGCCCACGGCGCTGCTCTACGTCCTCATGCACGCCCCCTTCGTCGGGATCCTGCAGGTTCTGGTCTACGCCGGGGCCATCATGGTGCTCTTCACCTTCGTGGTGATGATGGTGAACCCCGGACCCAAGGACGGCGAACTCAAAACACCCGACGCCGCCTCCGGCCGCACCAAACTGGGCATCGCGGCGCTTCTCGCGGCGGGAGGGGCTCCCCTCATCGCGCTGGTTCGGCGAGCCGCGGCGGGGCTTGCCCCAGCAGGCGCGCCCGCCGCCGACTTCGGAGAGCTGTCATCGCTCTCTCGTCTGGTGTTTGAGGACCCCGCAAACAACCCGCTGACGGTGTCATTCGAGCTCATCTCTTTTTTGATCCTGGTGGGCATCGTGGCGGCGATCAACTTCGCGCGGCGCTCACCTGGCACGTCGAGGGGGGCCTAG
- a CDS encoding NADH-quinone oxidoreductase subunit I, which yields MEHPVEVKRNPPSVMHRRSQPWWVGLYMPAIWKGLWVSLRQFFKKSVTIQYPEAKPQISPRFRGEHYLKQDEHGHMKCVACYMCSTACPAQCINIEAQPAPTGPGWEGRDKVPKVFEIDMLKCIYCGYCVEACPKDAIGMTNKIPQVYTSRKEFLYDMPRLLANGPGSGEKKS from the coding sequence ATGGAACACCCGGTCGAAGTCAAACGCAATCCCCCGTCGGTCATGCATCGACGCTCGCAGCCATGGTGGGTCGGGCTCTACATGCCGGCCATCTGGAAGGGGCTTTGGGTGTCGCTTCGGCAGTTCTTCAAGAAGTCCGTCACGATCCAGTACCCGGAAGCCAAGCCACAAATCAGCCCCCGCTTCCGGGGTGAGCATTACCTCAAGCAGGACGAACACGGCCACATGAAGTGCGTGGCCTGCTACATGTGTTCCACCGCGTGTCCCGCCCAGTGCATCAACATCGAAGCCCAGCCCGCGCCCACGGGGCCCGGCTGGGAAGGCCGCGACAAGGTTCCCAAGGTCTTCGAGATCGACATGCTCAAGTGCATCTACTGCGGGTATTGCGTGGAAGCGTGTCCCAAGGATGCGATCGGCATGACGAACAAAATTCCGCAGGTCTACACGAGTCGGAAAGAGTTTCTCTACGACATGCCGCGCCTTCTGGCGAATGGTCCTGGCTCGGGGGAAAAGAAGTCGTGA